The Cuculus canorus isolate bCucCan1 chromosome 5, bCucCan1.pri, whole genome shotgun sequence genome window below encodes:
- the LOC128852391 gene encoding exocyst complex component 3-like isoform X3 produces MWTVVEEAFNGTGTISLEALQSVGESLKWQKQKEMEWLGSGQEMESVSTWSPNFWRKDLEEKLIHHMTAQIPLLGSSSNTDETALKQHLSQLETVFLPSLEHRSGVFKEAGLLVNYARCCHTSLSSHLSTLTDNNHFSFSQGLLVYGWGLKMYKSGSETCLRPRQTPQHNLSLGVQYLVWIILKIEEKLLAVARKEVGKALREAFDIGKPPCTDAAVIQILTEKMEATWRVSESLSEKVEAVCLEECLSFLASYENEVRSFFQLDGCLGIGSSLRILENCCILRTIWHKLTYICSASTGQDVKVNGFLDRMEDEITEYFLQTVTSKVKGSLKDHFKKFDSGFDHILESLKQSFLAFGKKKTEVYKALVMAVNAIIITEYMQALLTTSRKPSSVQRRRIIGKIEEDHRMLQTVFKVCLGPAAGPLKDPIKAILELIQTSDAEGMKIALLPILKEFPYLRKEHLNAVLDIKDSLSREDRAALLKAFHDNCRESETEANLLFADIEVKPSKCGLCGCLCC; encoded by the exons ATGTGGACTGTGGTGGAAGAAGCATTCAATGGAACTGGTACGATATCCCTGGAGGCATTACAGTCAGTAGGGGAATCACTGAAGtggcagaagcagaaggaaatggagtGGCTTGGCAGTGGCCAAGAAATGGAGTCTGTTTCCACCTGGAGTCCAAACTTCTGGAGGAAGGATCTGGAAGAAAAACTAATACACCATATGACAGCTCAGATTCCCCTGCTTGGTTCCTCTAGTAACACAGATGAGACTGCACTAAAACAGCATCTGAGTCAACTGGAAACGGTGTTTctcccaagcctggagcacagAAGTGGTGTCTTCAAGGAGGCAGGACTACTCGTCAATTATGCCCGCTGCTGTCACACCTCTTTGTCTTCTCACCTTTCCACGCTTACTGACAATAACCATTTCAGCTTCAGCCAAGGTCTTTTAGTTTATGGATGGGGTCTTAAAATGTACAAAAG TGGCAGCGAGACATGTCTGAGACCCAGGCAGACCCCCCAGCACAACCTTTCCCTTGGTGTGCAGTATCTCGTGTGGATTATTTTGAAGATTGAGGAAAAGTTACTTGCAGTTGCCCGG aAGGAAGTAGGGAAAGCTCTGAGAGAAGCCTTTGATATTGGGAAACCCCCTTGTACAGATGCTGCAGTCATTCAG ATACTAACAGAGAAGATGGAGGCTACCTGGCGTGTCAGCGAGAGCTTGAGTGAGAAGGTGGAAGCTGTGTGCCTGGAGGAGTGCCTGAGCTTCTTGGCGAG CTATGAAAATGAAGTAAGAAGCTTCTTCCAGCTCGATGGCTGCCTGGGGATTGGTAGCAGCTTGCGAATCCTGGAGAACTGCTGCATTCTCAG aactaTATGGCATAAGCTAACATACATTTGCAGTGCCAGCACTGGTCAGGATGTTAAGGTAAATGGATTTCTAGACAGGATGGAAGATGAGATTACGGAGTATTTTCTGCAAACAGTCACTTCTAAAGTCAAG GGATCACTGAAGGACCACTTCAAAAAGTTTGACAGTGGTTTTGACCACATCCTTGAATCtttaaagcaaagctttttggcatttgggaagaaaaaaacagaggtgTATAAG GCACTTGTCATGGCTGTCAACGCCATCATTATTACAGAATATATGCAGGCCCTCCTGACCACTTCCAGGAAACCATCTTCTGTGCAGAGAAGGAGGATCATCGGCAAGATAGAAGAAGATCATAGGATGCTGCAAACAGTCTTTAAAGTGTGCTTA GGTCCTGCAGCTGGTCCCCTCAAGGATCCtataaaagcaattttagaaCTTATTCAAACTTCTGATGCTGAGGGGATGAAAATAGCCCTTCTACCCATTCTCAAAGAGTTTCCTTATCTAAG GAAGGAACATCTGAATGCAGTGTTGGACATAAAAGACTCACTCAGCCGAGaagacagagctgctctctTGAAGGCATTTCATGATAATTGCAGGGaatcagaaacagaagcaaactTGCTTTTTGCAGACATAGAAGTAAAACCTAGCAAATGTGGACTCTGTGGCTGCCTCTGTTGTTAG
- the LOC128852391 gene encoding exocyst complex component 3-like isoform X1, whose translation MMRKTKYSWGAFVRRGSKWENTAAENARMLPKAMHEERKKQEAKRRGKLKTVAGKLLKAMANGKEAAEGKAGSEDVAGNLLKMATSRKKEKRETPAEEIICRCIEEGKFLEACDHIFDLEQSGSTGVGKSESLYTLLAERMWTVVEEAFNGTGTISLEALQSVGESLKWQKQKEMEWLGSGQEMESVSTWSPNFWRKDLEEKLIHHMTAQIPLLGSSSNTDETALKQHLSQLETVFLPSLEHRSGVFKEAGLLVNYARCCHTSLSSHLSTLTDNNHFSFSQGLLVYGWGLKMYKSGSETCLRPRQTPQHNLSLGVQYLVWIILKIEEKLLAVARKEVGKALREAFDIGKPPCTDAAVIQILTEKMEATWRVSESLSEKVEAVCLEECLSFLASYENEVRSFFQLDGCLGIGSSLRILENCCILRTIWHKLTYICSASTGQDVKVNGFLDRMEDEITEYFLQTVTSKVKGSLKDHFKKFDSGFDHILESLKQSFLAFGKKKTEVYKALVMAVNAIIITEYMQALLTTSRKPSSVQRRRIIGKIEEDHRMLQTVFKVCLGPAAGPLKDPIKAILELIQTSDAEGMKIALLPILKEFPYLRKEHLNAVLDIKDSLSREDRAALLKAFHDNCRESETEANLLFADIEVKPSKCGLCGCLCC comes from the exons ATGATGAGGAAGACAAAGTATTCCTGGGGAGCCTTTGTGAGAAGAGGCAGCAAGTGGGAGAACACGGCCGCAGAAAATGCAAGGATGCTGCCAAAGGCCATGCAcgaggaaagaaagaagcaggaagcgaaaaggagagggaaactGAAAACCGTAGCAGGCAAATTGCTAAAAGCTATGGCTAATGGAAAAGaggcagcagaggggaaggCTGGCAGTGAGGATGTGGCAGGGAATTTGTTGAAGATGGCAACCagtaggaagaaagaaaagagagaaactcCTGCAG aagaaataatctgCAGATGCATTGAGGAAGGAAAATTTCTTGAAGCATGTGATCATATTTTCGATCTGGAGCAGTCTGGAAGCACTGGTGTGGGAAAGTCTGAATCACTTTATACACTATTGGCTGAACGAATGTGGACTGTGGTGGAAGAAGCATTCAATGGAACTGGTACGATATCCCTGGAGGCATTACAGTCAGTAGGGGAATCACTGAAGtggcagaagcagaaggaaatggagtGGCTTGGCAGTGGCCAAGAAATGGAGTCTGTTTCCACCTGGAGTCCAAACTTCTGGAGGAAGGATCTGGAAGAAAAACTAATACACCATATGACAGCTCAGATTCCCCTGCTTGGTTCCTCTAGTAACACAGATGAGACTGCACTAAAACAGCATCTGAGTCAACTGGAAACGGTGTTTctcccaagcctggagcacagAAGTGGTGTCTTCAAGGAGGCAGGACTACTCGTCAATTATGCCCGCTGCTGTCACACCTCTTTGTCTTCTCACCTTTCCACGCTTACTGACAATAACCATTTCAGCTTCAGCCAAGGTCTTTTAGTTTATGGATGGGGTCTTAAAATGTACAAAAG TGGCAGCGAGACATGTCTGAGACCCAGGCAGACCCCCCAGCACAACCTTTCCCTTGGTGTGCAGTATCTCGTGTGGATTATTTTGAAGATTGAGGAAAAGTTACTTGCAGTTGCCCGG aAGGAAGTAGGGAAAGCTCTGAGAGAAGCCTTTGATATTGGGAAACCCCCTTGTACAGATGCTGCAGTCATTCAG ATACTAACAGAGAAGATGGAGGCTACCTGGCGTGTCAGCGAGAGCTTGAGTGAGAAGGTGGAAGCTGTGTGCCTGGAGGAGTGCCTGAGCTTCTTGGCGAG CTATGAAAATGAAGTAAGAAGCTTCTTCCAGCTCGATGGCTGCCTGGGGATTGGTAGCAGCTTGCGAATCCTGGAGAACTGCTGCATTCTCAG aactaTATGGCATAAGCTAACATACATTTGCAGTGCCAGCACTGGTCAGGATGTTAAGGTAAATGGATTTCTAGACAGGATGGAAGATGAGATTACGGAGTATTTTCTGCAAACAGTCACTTCTAAAGTCAAG GGATCACTGAAGGACCACTTCAAAAAGTTTGACAGTGGTTTTGACCACATCCTTGAATCtttaaagcaaagctttttggcatttgggaagaaaaaaacagaggtgTATAAG GCACTTGTCATGGCTGTCAACGCCATCATTATTACAGAATATATGCAGGCCCTCCTGACCACTTCCAGGAAACCATCTTCTGTGCAGAGAAGGAGGATCATCGGCAAGATAGAAGAAGATCATAGGATGCTGCAAACAGTCTTTAAAGTGTGCTTA GGTCCTGCAGCTGGTCCCCTCAAGGATCCtataaaagcaattttagaaCTTATTCAAACTTCTGATGCTGAGGGGATGAAAATAGCCCTTCTACCCATTCTCAAAGAGTTTCCTTATCTAAG GAAGGAACATCTGAATGCAGTGTTGGACATAAAAGACTCACTCAGCCGAGaagacagagctgctctctTGAAGGCATTTCATGATAATTGCAGGGaatcagaaacagaagcaaactTGCTTTTTGCAGACATAGAAGTAAAACCTAGCAAATGTGGACTCTGTGGCTGCCTCTGTTGTTAG
- the LOC128852391 gene encoding exocyst complex component 3-like isoform X2 — MMRKTKYSWGAFVRRGSKWENTAAENARMLPKAMHEERKKQEAKRRGKLKTVAGKLLKAMANGKEAAEGKAGSEDVAGNLLKMATSRKKEKRETPAEEIICRCIEEGKFLEACDHIFDLEQSGSTGVGKSESLYTLLAERMWTVVEEAFNGTGTISLEALQSVGESLKWQKQKEMEWLGSGQEMESVSTWSPNFWRKDLEEKLIHHMTAQIPLLGSSSNTDETALKQHLSQLETVFLPSLEHRSGVFKEAGLLVNYARCCHTSLSSHLSTLTDNNHFSFSQGLLVYGWGLKMYKSGSETCLRPRQTPQHNLSLGVQYLVWIILKIEEKLLAVARKEVGKALREAFDIGKPPCTDAAVIQILTEKMEATWRVSESLSEKVEAVCLEECLSFLASYENEVRSFFQLDGCLGIGSSLRILENCCILRTIWHKLTYICSASTGQDVKVNGFLDRMEDEITEYFLQTVTSKVKGSLKDHFKKFDSGFDHILESLKQSFLAFGKKKTEVYKALVMAVNAIIITEYMQALLTTSRKPSSVQRRRIIGKIEEDHRMLQTVFKVCLGPAAGPLKDPIKAILELIQTSDAEGMKIALLPILKEFPYLSTLGQAQCLPLSALGAACSQMLINMVCNFVRY; from the exons ATGATGAGGAAGACAAAGTATTCCTGGGGAGCCTTTGTGAGAAGAGGCAGCAAGTGGGAGAACACGGCCGCAGAAAATGCAAGGATGCTGCCAAAGGCCATGCAcgaggaaagaaagaagcaggaagcgaaaaggagagggaaactGAAAACCGTAGCAGGCAAATTGCTAAAAGCTATGGCTAATGGAAAAGaggcagcagaggggaaggCTGGCAGTGAGGATGTGGCAGGGAATTTGTTGAAGATGGCAACCagtaggaagaaagaaaagagagaaactcCTGCAG aagaaataatctgCAGATGCATTGAGGAAGGAAAATTTCTTGAAGCATGTGATCATATTTTCGATCTGGAGCAGTCTGGAAGCACTGGTGTGGGAAAGTCTGAATCACTTTATACACTATTGGCTGAACGAATGTGGACTGTGGTGGAAGAAGCATTCAATGGAACTGGTACGATATCCCTGGAGGCATTACAGTCAGTAGGGGAATCACTGAAGtggcagaagcagaaggaaatggagtGGCTTGGCAGTGGCCAAGAAATGGAGTCTGTTTCCACCTGGAGTCCAAACTTCTGGAGGAAGGATCTGGAAGAAAAACTAATACACCATATGACAGCTCAGATTCCCCTGCTTGGTTCCTCTAGTAACACAGATGAGACTGCACTAAAACAGCATCTGAGTCAACTGGAAACGGTGTTTctcccaagcctggagcacagAAGTGGTGTCTTCAAGGAGGCAGGACTACTCGTCAATTATGCCCGCTGCTGTCACACCTCTTTGTCTTCTCACCTTTCCACGCTTACTGACAATAACCATTTCAGCTTCAGCCAAGGTCTTTTAGTTTATGGATGGGGTCTTAAAATGTACAAAAG TGGCAGCGAGACATGTCTGAGACCCAGGCAGACCCCCCAGCACAACCTTTCCCTTGGTGTGCAGTATCTCGTGTGGATTATTTTGAAGATTGAGGAAAAGTTACTTGCAGTTGCCCGG aAGGAAGTAGGGAAAGCTCTGAGAGAAGCCTTTGATATTGGGAAACCCCCTTGTACAGATGCTGCAGTCATTCAG ATACTAACAGAGAAGATGGAGGCTACCTGGCGTGTCAGCGAGAGCTTGAGTGAGAAGGTGGAAGCTGTGTGCCTGGAGGAGTGCCTGAGCTTCTTGGCGAG CTATGAAAATGAAGTAAGAAGCTTCTTCCAGCTCGATGGCTGCCTGGGGATTGGTAGCAGCTTGCGAATCCTGGAGAACTGCTGCATTCTCAG aactaTATGGCATAAGCTAACATACATTTGCAGTGCCAGCACTGGTCAGGATGTTAAGGTAAATGGATTTCTAGACAGGATGGAAGATGAGATTACGGAGTATTTTCTGCAAACAGTCACTTCTAAAGTCAAG GGATCACTGAAGGACCACTTCAAAAAGTTTGACAGTGGTTTTGACCACATCCTTGAATCtttaaagcaaagctttttggcatttgggaagaaaaaaacagaggtgTATAAG GCACTTGTCATGGCTGTCAACGCCATCATTATTACAGAATATATGCAGGCCCTCCTGACCACTTCCAGGAAACCATCTTCTGTGCAGAGAAGGAGGATCATCGGCAAGATAGAAGAAGATCATAGGATGCTGCAAACAGTCTTTAAAGTGTGCTTA GGTCCTGCAGCTGGTCCCCTCAAGGATCCtataaaagcaattttagaaCTTATTCAAACTTCTGATGCTGAGGGGATGAAAATAGCCCTTCTACCCATTCTCAAAGAGTTTCCTTATCTAAG CACGCTGGGCCAGGCACAATGCTTACCTTTGAGTGCACTTGGTGCTGCCTGTTCACAGATGCTGATTAACATGGTTTGTAACTTTGTCAGGTATTAG